A genomic region of Brevibacillus sp. JNUCC-41 contains the following coding sequences:
- a CDS encoding DedA family protein, with translation MENHVAYLLEHYGYFGIIFALIGGIVGLPIPDEVLLTYIGYNVFQGKLSYLISIVSAFVGATGGISLSYFIGYKFGLPLLEKLGPKLHITEQKINKTKKLFKKFGPYLLLFGYFIPGVRHLTAYIASVNRFPFRKFVVYAYTGALIWSFTFITLGRILGENWNNVELYMSTYSIYVITSLLALSIFIYFLWKRRNRLKKGIS, from the coding sequence GTGGAAAATCATGTTGCTTACCTTCTAGAACATTACGGGTACTTCGGAATAATATTTGCTTTAATCGGAGGTATTGTAGGACTTCCTATACCCGACGAGGTTCTTCTTACATATATTGGTTACAATGTGTTTCAGGGTAAATTATCTTACTTAATTTCAATAGTAAGTGCCTTTGTAGGAGCAACGGGGGGGATTTCGCTTAGCTACTTCATTGGTTATAAATTTGGGTTGCCTTTATTAGAAAAGTTGGGACCAAAACTTCACATAACCGAACAAAAAATTAATAAAACAAAGAAATTATTCAAGAAATTTGGACCCTATCTATTATTATTTGGTTATTTTATTCCTGGGGTACGGCACCTTACAGCGTATATAGCATCTGTCAATCGCTTCCCATTTAGAAAATTTGTTGTTTATGCCTATACGGGTGCATTAATATGGAGTTTTACTTTTATCACATTAGGAAGAATCTTAGGGGAAAATTGGAACAATGTTGAATTATATATGTCAACATATAGTATTTATGTAATTACGAGTTTATTGGCCCTTTCAATATTCATTTATTTTTTATGGAAGAGAAGAAATCGATTAAAAAAGGGTATTTCATGA